The nucleotide window ATTCTCCCACCACTGCTTTTAAGGAAGAACCACGCTCCACGTCTCCATTGCGAAAAGAGTAACGGAGCAGTTCAGCAGGGACCGAAGCAAAGCAGCGACCGCAAGCTATCCTGCTCCTTCATCCCTAAGCAAACACCACCTGCGCAGTCACCAAAATGGCTCTCAGCAACACCCTCATCGCCGGCATTAATTTCGTGGCCATGCTTCTCTCCATCCCCATCGTGGCCGTCGGCATCTGGCTCGCCACGCAGGCCGACAACTCCTGCGTGCAGCTTCTCCAGTGGCCTGTCATCGCAGTCGGCGTCGTCGTCCTCCTCGTGGCCCTGGCGGGCTTCGTCGGCGCCTTTTGGCGCGTTCCGTGGCTTCTGCTCTTCTACCTGGTTGCCATGCTCGTCCTTATACTCCTGCTGGCCGGCCTTGTGGTGTTTATCTACGCGGTCACCGTCAATGGCTCGGGTCACCTCGCCCCGGGCCGAGCTTTCCAGGAGTATCGCCTCGAGGACTACCCGGGGTGGCTTCGGCAGAGGGTGGAGGAACCACACCGGTGGAACCGCATCAAGGAATGTCTTAGCTCGACAGCAGTGTGTGCGGAGTTGAACCGGACGTATATATCGGCTCAGCATTTCTTCAATGCAAGGATCGGTCCCTTACAAGTGAGTGTGATGGGTTCTGCTGAATACTGCTGCTATTCATTGCTGCATGAGGGTTTTAATCTGATGACGTGAggtctttgttttcttcttctggtTTGTTTATGTCACCAGTCAGGGTGCTGCAAACCACCGACGGAGTGCGGATACACATTTGTGAACCCGACGTACTGGATCAGCCCCATCAGCGCCGCGTCCGACATCGACTGCATGCTGTGGAGCAACGATCAGACGGTGCTTTGCTACTCGTGCTCGTCCTGCAAAGCCGGCCTCGTAGCCAACCTCGGAAGAGAATGGAAGAGGGGCGATGTGGTCTTGGTGGTGACCCTCGTGGCCCTCATCGTCGTCTACGCCATGGGTTGCTACGCTTTCCGGGATGCCAAGACGCAGGAGCTGTTCCAGAGATACAAGCAAGGCTACTACTGAGGAACCAAACATGGGTTGCAGCTGGCATTGATGAAGGGGAGAATAAAGAAAGATGACGCATCTGTGGAGATTCCTGGGGTGGGTTGCCGAAAGGTGGTTCTAGAGGAGGAGGGCTAGGTGTAAAGACAGAAGAGCGCAACAACGTGCGTAAACTTACTTTTGATCCTCTGTAGCAAAGCTGCTCTGACGCTTTCATAGATTCCTGTCGAGATTATTATTTCTCCATGGATATGCCCTTTAATAACATAAATCTACCAAAACtagaatttattatatttaccaGCATTCTTTGTCGACGGTACGCAATTATCACTTGAATCTATAAGAACAGAGGAAGAATCGCTGGAACTCAAAGGCAAAAATATGTCGTGatttaaataaaaaacaaaaaataatggtACAATT belongs to Musa acuminata AAA Group cultivar baxijiao chromosome BXJ1-11, Cavendish_Baxijiao_AAA, whole genome shotgun sequence and includes:
- the LOC135597679 gene encoding protein TORNADO 2-like → MALSNTLIAGINFVAMLLSIPIVAVGIWLATQADNSCVQLLQWPVIAVGVVVLLVALAGFVGAFWRVPWLLLFYLVAMLVLILLLAGLVVFIYAVTVNGSGHLAPGRAFQEYRLEDYPGWLRQRVEEPHRWNRIKECLSSTAVCAELNRTYISAQHFFNARIGPLQSGCCKPPTECGYTFVNPTYWISPISAASDIDCMLWSNDQTVLCYSCSSCKAGLVANLGREWKRGDVVLVVTLVALIVVYAMGCYAFRDAKTQELFQRYKQGYY